From Roseibium alexandrii DFL-11, the proteins below share one genomic window:
- a CDS encoding HpcH/HpaI aldolase/citrate lyase family protein, which translates to MSEIFKPRRSALYMPGSNARALEKAKTLDVDCLLLDLEDAVAPDAKETARQQIVTAVSEGGYGEREVVIRINGLDTVWGDDDLKAAVKANPDAILVPKVNGPADLQKVAHLLSMHGASSSIQLWAMMETPEAMLNAGAICACGRDPEVRLSCFVMGTNDLAKETRARLVPGRAVMMPWLMTCVAAARVGGIDILDGVYNAFQDAEGFAAECAQGAEMGMDGKTLIHPKQIGSCHTAFSPTEDEVTWARKINEIFDLPENASKGAIQVDGKMVERLHADMGKRVIAIADAIAARS; encoded by the coding sequence ATGAGTGAGATCTTCAAGCCCCGCCGCTCCGCGCTGTACATGCCGGGGTCCAATGCCCGCGCGCTCGAAAAAGCAAAAACCCTTGATGTGGACTGCCTTCTTCTGGATCTCGAAGATGCAGTGGCACCAGATGCAAAGGAAACGGCGCGTCAGCAGATCGTGACAGCGGTCTCGGAAGGTGGATATGGCGAGCGGGAAGTGGTCATCCGGATAAATGGCCTGGACACTGTCTGGGGCGATGACGATCTGAAGGCTGCCGTCAAAGCAAATCCGGATGCGATCCTCGTTCCCAAAGTGAATGGCCCGGCTGACCTCCAGAAAGTCGCGCATCTTTTGTCGATGCATGGTGCGTCGAGCTCAATCCAGCTCTGGGCAATGATGGAAACGCCGGAGGCTATGCTCAATGCCGGGGCGATTTGCGCCTGCGGACGGGATCCGGAAGTTCGTCTGTCCTGCTTTGTTATGGGCACTAATGATTTGGCCAAGGAAACCCGCGCACGGTTGGTGCCGGGCCGGGCCGTCATGATGCCGTGGCTGATGACCTGTGTCGCGGCGGCGCGGGTTGGCGGCATCGACATCCTCGATGGGGTCTACAACGCATTCCAGGACGCGGAAGGCTTTGCCGCAGAATGCGCGCAGGGCGCTGAAATGGGGATGGACGGAAAGACCCTGATCCACCCGAAACAGATCGGGTCCTGCCACACGGCGTTCAGCCCGACAGAGGACGAAGTGACCTGGGCACGCAAAATCAACGAGATATTCGATCTTCCTGAAAATGCATCGAAAGGCGCAATTCAGGTGGACGGAAAGATGGTCGAGCGGCTACACGCGGACATGGGCAAGCGGGTGATTGCTATTGCAGACGCCATCGCGGCCCGCTCGTAG
- a CDS encoding DUF1737 domain-containing protein encodes MKLYRFITNVDSSEFCHRVTEALNKGWELSGSPSLTYDATKGETICGQAVTKEVDGDYSRDIKLGDY; translated from the coding sequence ATGAAACTTTATCGCTTCATCACCAATGTCGACAGCAGCGAGTTCTGCCACCGGGTCACCGAAGCGCTCAACAAGGGCTGGGAGCTCAGCGGATCGCCCTCCCTGACCTATGACGCGACTAAGGGTGAAACCATCTGCGGTCAGGCCGTCACGAAAGAAGTCGATGGCGACTATTCCCGGGATATCAAACTGGGCGACTACTGA
- a CDS encoding ATP-grasp domain-containing protein — protein MEQSPSLPLVRRILADYCNRQGLSLVCDEGSGQAGYIELADGRRRFFRGTHFDLNPLGAAEIADDKAYTLSFLGRDGFTVPDCLLVHGFDVLASLRVHKPEIAAKMHAAEDALHFAETVGYPVFVKPNSGQEGEDVVRLNDQADLQRALDELLMRHSSLLVQKAVRGADLRILVLDGEILLALDRQPVQVEGDGEQTVEQLAIAVAGLNFRDPRVEHELTRQGLGPASIPEEGQAVELLPNKNLSAGAKAKDITNSLAGDLKQTAVSICRSLGLRYAGIDLIAENPEKPGSRYAVLEVNAAPGLNRYAAQGAEELAKVTSVYERVLDALTN, from the coding sequence ATGGAACAATCGCCGTCCCTTCCTTTGGTCCGCAGGATCTTGGCCGACTATTGCAACCGGCAGGGCTTGTCGCTGGTTTGTGACGAAGGGTCTGGGCAGGCGGGCTACATTGAGCTTGCCGACGGACGTCGCCGCTTCTTTCGCGGAACCCACTTTGATCTCAACCCGCTCGGCGCGGCGGAAATCGCCGACGACAAGGCTTACACGCTCAGTTTTTTAGGACGGGACGGCTTCACCGTCCCAGATTGCTTGCTCGTTCACGGGTTTGACGTCTTGGCCAGCCTGCGGGTTCACAAGCCGGAGATTGCCGCAAAGATGCACGCGGCCGAAGACGCGCTGCACTTCGCAGAAACTGTCGGATATCCGGTTTTCGTCAAACCGAACAGCGGGCAGGAGGGAGAGGATGTGGTGCGCCTGAACGATCAGGCAGACCTTCAGCGCGCCCTGGACGAACTCCTGATGCGGCATTCCTCACTTCTCGTGCAAAAGGCTGTCCGAGGTGCAGATCTACGAATCCTGGTTCTGGACGGAGAGATCCTGCTCGCGCTGGATCGCCAACCAGTTCAGGTGGAAGGAGACGGGGAACAAACGGTCGAACAACTTGCCATCGCCGTCGCCGGCCTGAATTTCCGCGATCCGCGCGTTGAACATGAACTCACACGGCAAGGTCTTGGCCCCGCGTCCATTCCGGAAGAAGGCCAGGCGGTTGAGCTTTTGCCGAACAAAAACCTGTCCGCGGGAGCGAAAGCCAAGGACATCACGAACAGCCTTGCGGGTGATCTGAAGCAGACCGCAGTTTCGATCTGCAGAAGCCTTGGCCTGCGCTATGCAGGCATCGACTTGATCGCAGAAAACCCCGAAAAACCAGGAAGCCGTTACGCGGTTTTGGAGGTCAATGCAGCGCCCGGGCTTAACCGGTATGCCGCCCAGGGCGCTGAAGAACTCGCGAAGGTTACGAGTGTTTATGAGCGCGTCCTCGACGCGCTCACTAACTGA
- a CDS encoding outer-membrane lipoprotein carrier protein LolA, with amino-acid sequence MLTRFVSRIAKSTIRPVVALAMAAAMTVPALALSDQEQQTLQDLNTYFNSVKTMHGDFIQFGPDGSQSDGKFYMARPGKVRFYYNKPSVLDIVADGKSVSVRDRKLNTQDIWPLGQTPLRFLLSDSIDLQQDTNVTNVLVEEDLVTVTIFDQTKFNSGTLTLIFDAKDYALKQWTVTDQQGYDTSVAVYNVVSNGPSNPDLFKIDYLANSRQ; translated from the coding sequence ATGCTGACACGCTTCGTTTCCCGCATCGCCAAGTCAACAATCCGGCCGGTCGTGGCTCTCGCAATGGCCGCTGCCATGACCGTACCGGCTCTGGCCTTGAGCGATCAGGAGCAGCAGACCCTTCAGGACTTGAACACATATTTCAACTCTGTGAAGACCATGCACGGCGACTTCATCCAGTTTGGACCGGACGGCAGCCAATCGGACGGGAAGTTCTATATGGCGCGCCCCGGCAAGGTCCGGTTCTACTACAACAAGCCATCCGTCCTCGACATCGTGGCCGATGGCAAGTCTGTATCAGTGCGGGACCGCAAGCTGAACACGCAGGATATCTGGCCGCTTGGACAAACGCCGTTGCGCTTTCTTCTGTCGGATTCCATCGATCTCCAACAAGATACCAACGTGACGAATGTACTCGTTGAGGAAGATCTCGTCACGGTGACGATTTTCGACCAGACCAAGTTCAATTCCGGAACCCTGACCCTGATCTTTGACGCAAAAGACTATGCGCTCAAGCAATGGACCGTGACCGATCAGCAGGGCTACGACACATCGGTAGCCGTCTACAATGTCGTCTCGAACGGTCCGAGCAATCCGGATCTCTTTAAGATCGACTATCTGGCAAACTCACGCCAGTAA
- a CDS encoding DNA translocase FtsK — MRRASAVRGSGRRAAVDLLDTESPAKRFLRRNLTGAAGLGIISVAAALAAALATWSVNDPSLNHATGGPVRNALGAPGAIVADVLMQTIGLATAVFLVPLVLWGWRLLTGHALGIGRKRLFYWIIGSGLSAGALAALPVPQSWPLPTGLGGFLGDMIHGVPAILTSNLTSGAATIIGGLGLGVPAGLLLLASAGWLGRAGEPVEHIEPRRIPAGHGKSIEDDLGLDDEEEGESRLSLMVTAFAGQVSHIGLLAVTQVRRVTGLKRTPIHEDDEDWDGIDEHDDYEPEEPAQKSRLQSFRRAFTGRLMPEDDDGLEEFYERGHMTEPDAHDLDDPFGEDGEDFGPEDFLIDKGPVSGEPLPGETPRPVGIAAPEPASAAPGTATAQSAQTGRVIPPAPKPKQSKRAIQEAQPSFLGAPEEYELPPLRLLSEAKATGKVPGLSADALEQNARILEGVLEDFGVRGEIIEVRPGPVVTLYELEPAPGIKSSRVIGLADDIARSMSAISARVAVIPGKNAIGIELPNARRETVYLREMLAAQDFEKSKSKLALGLGKTINGEGVVADLARMPHLLVAGTTGSGKSVAINTMILSLLYRLTPDQCKMIMIDPKMLELSIYDGIPHLLTPVVTDPKKAVVALKWTVREMEDRYKKMSKMGVRNIDGYNTRIKQALEKGEEMTRTVQTGFDRDTGEPIYEEEQLPLETMPYIVVIVDEMADLMMVAGKDIEGAIQRLAQMARAAGIHLIMATQRPSVDVITGTIKANFPTRISFQVTSKIDSRTILGEMGAEQLLGMGDMLFMAGGGRIQRVHGPFVSDDEVEEVVKHLKVQGTPQYLEAVTEEDESAEGPYDGGAASGSGDSNDLYDRAVAIVLKDKKASTSYVQRRLSIGYNRAASLIERMEQEGLISAANHAGKREILVQNGLDEDF, encoded by the coding sequence ATGAGACGGGCCAGTGCAGTGCGCGGATCGGGCCGCCGGGCCGCGGTCGATCTTCTGGACACGGAAAGTCCAGCCAAGCGTTTTCTAAGGCGCAACCTGACCGGTGCGGCCGGTCTCGGGATCATCTCTGTTGCGGCAGCCCTCGCAGCCGCCCTTGCCACCTGGTCCGTCAATGATCCGAGCCTGAACCACGCGACGGGTGGACCTGTGCGCAATGCGCTCGGGGCTCCCGGCGCGATCGTTGCCGACGTCTTGATGCAGACGATTGGCCTCGCAACGGCGGTTTTCCTCGTTCCTCTAGTTTTATGGGGTTGGCGGCTCTTGACCGGCCATGCGCTCGGCATCGGCCGCAAGCGTCTGTTTTACTGGATTATCGGATCCGGACTTTCGGCTGGCGCGCTCGCAGCACTTCCCGTTCCGCAAAGCTGGCCGTTGCCGACAGGCCTTGGCGGGTTTCTGGGAGATATGATCCACGGTGTCCCGGCTATTTTGACCAGCAACCTGACGAGCGGTGCTGCAACAATCATCGGCGGCCTTGGTCTCGGCGTTCCGGCCGGTCTACTCCTCCTTGCCTCAGCCGGTTGGCTGGGCCGTGCAGGTGAGCCTGTTGAGCATATCGAGCCGCGCCGGATCCCTGCCGGGCATGGCAAATCCATCGAAGACGATCTCGGCCTCGACGATGAGGAAGAAGGCGAAAGCCGCTTGTCTCTGATGGTTACGGCATTTGCGGGACAAGTCAGCCACATTGGCCTTTTGGCGGTTACTCAGGTCCGCCGGGTGACCGGCTTGAAGCGCACACCGATTCATGAGGACGATGAGGATTGGGACGGTATCGACGAGCACGATGACTACGAGCCGGAAGAACCCGCACAGAAAAGCCGCCTGCAATCGTTCCGCCGAGCATTCACCGGACGCCTGATGCCGGAAGACGATGACGGTCTGGAAGAGTTTTACGAGCGCGGTCATATGACTGAGCCCGACGCCCATGATCTTGACGATCCCTTTGGCGAGGACGGCGAAGACTTTGGCCCGGAAGATTTCCTGATCGACAAGGGACCGGTCTCTGGCGAACCGCTGCCGGGTGAAACACCAAGACCGGTTGGTATTGCTGCCCCTGAACCGGCGTCCGCAGCGCCGGGAACGGCAACAGCTCAATCGGCACAAACCGGCCGTGTCATTCCACCGGCACCGAAACCGAAGCAAAGCAAAAGAGCAATACAGGAGGCGCAACCCTCCTTCCTCGGCGCCCCGGAAGAGTATGAATTGCCGCCGCTGCGCTTGCTTTCAGAAGCCAAAGCCACCGGTAAAGTTCCGGGTCTCTCCGCTGATGCTCTGGAACAAAACGCGCGTATTCTGGAAGGTGTTCTGGAAGACTTCGGCGTGCGCGGCGAAATCATCGAAGTCCGCCCGGGCCCGGTCGTCACGCTCTACGAACTGGAACCGGCTCCCGGCATCAAGTCGTCCCGGGTGATTGGCCTCGCAGACGACATCGCCCGCTCCATGAGTGCGATTTCTGCACGTGTTGCCGTCATCCCCGGCAAAAATGCCATCGGCATCGAATTGCCGAATGCGCGCCGTGAAACCGTTTACTTGCGCGAAATGCTCGCTGCTCAGGATTTTGAAAAATCGAAGTCCAAGCTGGCACTTGGCCTTGGCAAAACGATCAACGGCGAAGGTGTCGTTGCCGATCTTGCGCGCATGCCGCATTTGCTCGTTGCCGGTACGACCGGATCAGGTAAGTCGGTTGCCATCAACACCATGATCCTGTCGCTGCTGTACCGGCTGACACCGGATCAGTGCAAAATGATAATGATCGATCCGAAAATGCTGGAACTGTCGATCTATGACGGGATTCCGCATCTCCTGACCCCGGTCGTGACCGACCCGAAAAAGGCCGTTGTTGCCCTAAAGTGGACCGTCCGCGAGATGGAGGACCGCTACAAGAAGATGTCCAAGATGGGCGTCCGCAACATCGACGGCTACAACACCCGGATCAAGCAGGCGCTGGAAAAGGGCGAGGAGATGACCCGCACCGTCCAGACGGGTTTTGATCGCGATACGGGAGAGCCGATCTACGAGGAAGAACAGCTGCCGCTGGAGACCATGCCGTATATCGTCGTCATCGTCGACGAAATGGCCGACCTGATGATGGTGGCCGGCAAGGATATTGAAGGCGCGATCCAGCGCCTTGCGCAGATGGCCCGTGCCGCAGGTATCCACCTCATCATGGCAACTCAGCGTCCGTCGGTCGATGTCATCACCGGGACCATCAAGGCAAACTTCCCGACCCGCATTTCCTTCCAGGTCACATCGAAAATCGACAGCCGGACAATCCTGGGCGAAATGGGTGCAGAACAGCTGCTCGGTATGGGCGACATGCTATTCATGGCAGGTGGCGGCCGGATCCAGCGCGTACACGGGCCTTTCGTCTCCGATGACGAAGTGGAGGAGGTGGTCAAACACCTCAAGGTCCAGGGCACGCCGCAATATCTGGAAGCTGTGACGGAAGAAGATGAATCCGCCGAAGGTCCTTATGATGGCGGCGCGGCCTCCGGCAGCGGAGACAGCAACGATCTTTATGACCGGGCCGTCGCAATTGTTCTGAAAGACAAGAAGGCTTCAACTTCCTACGTCCAAAGGCGCCTGTCGATCGGCTACAACCGGGCTGCGTCGCTCATCGAGCGCATGGAGCAGGAAGGCTTGATCAGCGCTGCTAACCATGCCGGTAAACGTGAAATTCTGGTGCAAAACGGGTTGGATGAGGATTTCTGA
- a CDS encoding aminotransferase class I/II-fold pyridoxal phosphate-dependent enzyme: protein MTASQTTYKRGAALPGSNPFQRLADLLDGQAPGFEPIMMTIGEPQHPIPEFTAEVLAENMADFRRYPPINGTPEFRSTIADWLDKRYGLNGSIDPDFGVLPLNGSREGLSFGAIAARDQLDKGLDHPAVILPNPFYQTYAAAAHVADGETILLDAVSEHQFLPDLDGLEPALLDRTVAFYVASPTNPEGSVATLEYWQKLIGMARKHRFMIFADECYSEIYRTTPPPGVLEAAHRMGTDFSNIVVLNSLSKRSNLAGLRCGFAAGDPDFLKKWAKFRGLAAPQVPLPAQAVAVRAYRDEAHVEENRRLYNEKYEAAERLLGPILGPVTTEAGFFLWLNVEKWGDGVSVTQALWRDTGVKVLPGSYLASDQSDGSNPGQNYIRAGLVAPLTQTEIALERVANWLGDKA from the coding sequence ATGACTGCCAGCCAGACCACCTACAAGCGCGGCGCCGCGCTGCCGGGTTCCAACCCTTTCCAACGCCTTGCCGACTTGCTTGACGGGCAAGCTCCAGGCTTTGAACCGATAATGATGACGATCGGTGAGCCCCAGCATCCAATACCCGAGTTCACGGCAGAAGTGCTGGCGGAAAACATGGCCGATTTCCGGCGCTATCCTCCGATCAACGGCACACCTGAGTTCCGCAGCACGATCGCGGACTGGCTCGACAAGCGCTACGGCCTGAACGGCTCCATTGACCCAGATTTTGGCGTTCTGCCTCTGAACGGGTCCCGTGAAGGCTTGTCGTTCGGAGCAATTGCAGCCCGGGATCAGCTGGACAAAGGCCTGGATCATCCAGCCGTTATTCTGCCGAACCCTTTCTATCAGACATACGCAGCCGCAGCTCATGTCGCAGATGGCGAGACCATTCTTCTGGATGCTGTCTCTGAGCACCAGTTCCTGCCGGATCTGGACGGCCTGGAACCCGCTCTTCTGGACCGGACTGTCGCCTTTTATGTTGCTTCGCCTACCAATCCGGAAGGCTCGGTCGCGACGCTGGAATACTGGCAGAAACTGATCGGTATGGCCCGCAAACACCGCTTCATGATCTTTGCAGACGAGTGCTACTCGGAAATATACCGGACAACCCCGCCCCCGGGTGTTCTGGAAGCCGCACATCGCATGGGCACGGATTTTTCCAATATCGTTGTTCTGAACTCCCTGTCAAAGCGCTCCAATCTTGCCGGACTGCGGTGCGGATTTGCAGCCGGCGATCCTGATTTCTTAAAAAAATGGGCAAAGTTCCGCGGCCTTGCAGCGCCGCAAGTACCCTTGCCCGCGCAGGCCGTCGCGGTCCGCGCCTATCGCGACGAAGCCCATGTTGAGGAAAACCGGCGGCTTTATAATGAGAAGTATGAAGCCGCAGAGCGTCTCCTTGGTCCAATCCTTGGTCCGGTAACGACAGAGGCTGGCTTCTTTCTCTGGCTCAATGTCGAAAAGTGGGGAGACGGTGTTTCCGTCACACAGGCCCTTTGGCGCGACACAGGCGTGAAGGTCCTGCCGGGCAGTTATCTGGCATCTGATCAATCAGATGGCAGCAATCCGGGCCAGAATTACATCCGCGCGGGGTTGGTGGCACCTCTCACGCAGACGGAGATCGCTCTTGAGCGTGTGGCAAACTGGTTGGGAGACAAGGCATGA
- a CDS encoding SGNH/GDSL hydrolase family protein has translation MSGKDPLSVVCFGDSLTWGFVPGTKSRYGHDERWTRLLQKELGSDYYVIEEGVNGRTTVFDDPARGDKNGLEHLATVRKTHMPIDILIIMLGTNDLQDRFQMSADAIGLAMGRLLFAATQATDDVEGRAPKVLLMSPPPLGDFTGKEYAGLFSQDHSVAQSKLLAGVYQKLAETYSVAFFDTGSVVSVSEVDAVHLKAEPQKDLAKAIAEEVRKLAKAAV, from the coding sequence ATGTCGGGAAAAGATCCCCTCTCCGTCGTTTGTTTCGGTGATTCGCTCACCTGGGGGTTTGTGCCGGGAACAAAGTCCCGTTACGGCCACGACGAGCGCTGGACACGCCTCCTGCAAAAGGAACTTGGTTCTGACTATTATGTCATCGAAGAGGGCGTGAATGGCCGGACGACCGTCTTTGACGACCCCGCCCGCGGCGACAAAAACGGTCTTGAGCACTTGGCAACCGTTCGAAAGACGCACATGCCGATCGACATCCTGATCATCATGCTCGGAACGAATGATCTACAAGACCGGTTTCAGATGAGCGCTGATGCGATCGGCCTTGCGATGGGGCGGCTGCTGTTTGCCGCCACGCAAGCGACTGATGATGTCGAAGGCCGCGCCCCAAAAGTACTCTTAATGTCGCCGCCGCCGCTTGGGGATTTTACGGGCAAGGAATATGCCGGCCTTTTCTCACAAGACCACAGTGTCGCCCAGTCAAAGCTTCTGGCGGGCGTCTATCAGAAGCTGGCGGAAACCTATAGCGTTGCCTTTTTCGATACGGGATCCGTAGTGTCGGTCAGCGAGGTAGATGCCGTGCATCTTAAAGCCGAACCGCAAAAGGATCTGGCCAAGGCGATTGCGGAAGAAGTGCGGAAGCTGGCGAAGGCTGCCGTCTAG
- a CDS encoding DUF1674 domain-containing protein, which translates to MTDTKDTETAQFTATEVPSLKTDVAEAPKRKFEDLPPAAQRALKEAEDRRKEIDAKHNAMAPEVDGRGGLEPTRYDDWEIKGLTVDF; encoded by the coding sequence ATGACCGATACGAAAGATACGGAAACGGCGCAATTCACGGCAACCGAAGTGCCCTCCCTGAAGACAGACGTGGCCGAAGCTCCAAAACGCAAATTCGAGGATCTGCCTCCGGCAGCCCAGCGCGCCTTGAAAGAAGCCGAGGACCGGCGCAAGGAAATCGACGCCAAACACAACGCCATGGCACCGGAAGTCGACGGCCGCGGCGGCCTGGAGCCAACGCGTTATGATGATTGGGAAATCAAGGGTTTGACGGTCGATTTCTAG
- the htpX gene encoding zinc metalloprotease HtpX: MNYVRTAMLLAGMTALFMGLGFMIGGQSGMLIALAIAAAMNVFSYWNSDKMVLRMHHAQEVDERSAPEYYGMVRQLAQNADLPMPKVYIINNPQPNAFATGRNPENAAVAATTGLLDMLSKEEVAGVMAHELAHVKNHDTLIMTITATIAGAISMLANFAFFFGGNRNNPLGFVGVILMMIVAPMAAMIVQMAISRTREYAADRMGAQICGEPMWLASALAKISGGVERIHNPDAEANPATAHMFIMNPLSGERMDNLFSTHPNTQNRIDELRKLSEAGLGTAGRGTFAQSRAPQSGPWGGTTGGRSYDEPPRPKGPWG, encoded by the coding sequence ATGAATTACGTTCGCACAGCCATGTTGCTTGCAGGTATGACGGCGCTCTTCATGGGCCTCGGGTTCATGATCGGCGGTCAGTCGGGCATGTTGATCGCGCTCGCGATTGCGGCCGCGATGAACGTGTTCAGCTATTGGAATTCGGACAAGATGGTCCTGCGCATGCACCATGCACAGGAAGTCGATGAGCGCTCGGCACCCGAGTATTACGGCATGGTCCGCCAACTGGCGCAAAATGCTGATTTGCCGATGCCGAAGGTCTACATCATCAACAACCCGCAGCCAAACGCCTTTGCGACTGGACGGAACCCGGAAAACGCAGCTGTTGCTGCGACCACCGGGTTGCTGGACATGCTCAGCAAGGAAGAGGTGGCTGGCGTGATGGCGCACGAGCTTGCGCATGTGAAGAACCATGACACCTTGATCATGACGATCACGGCGACCATTGCCGGTGCGATCTCGATGCTTGCGAACTTTGCCTTTTTCTTCGGGGGCAATCGCAACAATCCCCTGGGCTTTGTCGGTGTCATCTTGATGATGATCGTTGCGCCGATGGCGGCGATGATCGTGCAAATGGCGATTTCCCGAACCCGCGAGTATGCCGCGGATCGCATGGGCGCGCAGATCTGCGGTGAACCAATGTGGCTGGCGTCTGCCCTGGCGAAAATATCCGGCGGTGTCGAGCGCATCCACAATCCGGATGCTGAGGCCAATCCGGCGACGGCACACATGTTCATTATGAACCCGCTTTCCGGCGAGCGCATGGACAATCTGTTCTCCACGCACCCGAACACGCAGAACCGGATTGATGAGCTGCGCAAATTGTCGGAAGCCGGATTGGGCACCGCAGGACGCGGGACATTTGCTCAATCGCGAGCGCCGCAATCAGGCCCATGGGGCGGCACAACTGGTGGCAGGTCTTATGATGAGCCGCCGCGCCCGAAAGGCCCGTGGGGCTAA
- the rsmB gene encoding 16S rRNA (cytosine(967)-C(5))-methyltransferase RsmB — protein MSKLPKKNNKPSNGAPAERLEKPGFAARKVAADILGNVVHKKRPLDGELDMASGHSGFRALAANDRALVRAIAGAALRHRGEITEILGRLLDRDIPEKTGRVLDILHVAIAQMQFLDIPDRAAVSLAVDHASMDRRARPYKGLVNGVLRRLGRERDEITSDLDAPRLNTPDWLWESWQAAYGEEGARAIAKAHEREAALDLTVKADAAAWAEKLDGVVVGAGSVRLTKKGAVDALEGFEDGAWWVQDAAASLPAKLLGDVSGKQVADLCAAPGGKTAQLAAVGAEITAIDISKARLKRLAENMTRLGLSVTTVAADLREFEPEVLFDAILLDAPCSATGTIRRHPDVPWIKKPYDIEKLSEIQTALLDRVMSWLKPGGVLVYCTCSLERAEGEGQAEAFLERNKDRVSLVPVDASEIGGLAESVTPEGYLRCRPDQSAGPETGLFGMDGFFAARFRVS, from the coding sequence GTGAGCAAATTACCTAAAAAAAACAACAAGCCTTCGAACGGCGCCCCGGCTGAAAGGTTAGAAAAACCAGGTTTTGCGGCCCGTAAAGTCGCTGCCGATATCCTCGGAAACGTGGTGCACAAGAAACGTCCTTTGGACGGCGAACTGGATATGGCGTCCGGACATTCCGGTTTCCGGGCTTTGGCTGCGAATGACCGGGCCCTGGTGCGCGCCATCGCGGGTGCTGCCCTCCGTCACCGCGGCGAAATTACGGAAATCCTGGGCCGGCTGCTGGATCGCGATATTCCGGAAAAAACCGGCCGGGTGCTCGACATTCTCCATGTCGCCATCGCGCAGATGCAGTTTTTGGACATTCCCGACCGCGCCGCTGTGTCGCTCGCCGTTGATCATGCGTCCATGGATCGCCGGGCCCGGCCCTATAAAGGTCTGGTCAATGGTGTCCTGCGCCGTCTTGGGCGCGAGCGGGACGAGATCACGTCAGATCTCGATGCCCCCCGGCTCAACACACCGGATTGGCTTTGGGAAAGTTGGCAAGCGGCTTATGGCGAGGAAGGTGCACGGGCAATCGCAAAGGCGCACGAGAGAGAGGCTGCACTTGATTTGACTGTGAAAGCCGATGCAGCAGCATGGGCAGAAAAGCTCGATGGTGTGGTTGTCGGCGCTGGCAGTGTTCGGCTCACCAAGAAGGGTGCCGTGGATGCGCTGGAAGGGTTCGAAGACGGTGCTTGGTGGGTGCAAGATGCCGCTGCTTCCCTGCCGGCCAAACTGCTGGGCGATGTCTCGGGCAAGCAGGTTGCCGACCTTTGTGCGGCGCCCGGCGGTAAAACAGCGCAGCTTGCTGCAGTTGGTGCTGAGATAACGGCCATCGATATCTCAAAAGCCAGGCTTAAGCGGCTTGCGGAAAACATGACCCGTCTCGGATTGTCTGTGACGACCGTTGCAGCCGACTTGCGGGAATTTGAACCGGAAGTCCTTTTCGATGCGATCCTGCTCGATGCGCCGTGCAGTGCGACGGGGACCATCCGGCGTCATCCCGATGTGCCCTGGATCAAAAAGCCTTACGACATTGAAAAGCTGAGCGAAATTCAGACAGCGCTCCTCGACCGCGTCATGTCTTGGCTTAAGCCGGGCGGAGTTCTGGTCTATTGCACCTGCTCCTTGGAGCGCGCCGAGGGCGAAGGCCAGGCAGAGGCGTTTTTGGAGCGGAACAAGGACCGCGTGTCCCTGGTGCCGGTCGATGCAAGTGAAATTGGCGGCCTTGCCGAAAGTGTTACACCGGAGGGGTATCTTCGCTGCCGGCCGGATCAGTCTGCGGGCCCTGAAACCGGGCTTTTCGGCATGGATGGTTTTTTCGCCGCGCGGTTTAGGGTCTCTTAA